In a genomic window of Punica granatum isolate Tunisia-2019 chromosome 6, ASM765513v2, whole genome shotgun sequence:
- the LOC116211319 gene encoding protein PIN-LIKES 2, translating to MFRVLSEMYQTKMQSTGTDFLSAIVPLMKLISLTVIGLILANPKCQMIPRATFRLLSKLVFALFLPCLIFTELGECMTLENIAHWWFIPVNVLISTLAGSFLGWLVVLVCRPPRQLNRFTIVMTAFGNTGNLPLAVVGSVCHSKDNPFGPHCHSKGVAYVSFSQWVAVILVYTLVYHMMEPPMEFYEIVEEDTEIVEEEEEPADISRPLLVVAEWPGIEEKETEHSKTPFIARIFNSISNISHSTLSDVDLMGETGGTSPRSIMCLAEPKVVRRIRIVAEQTPIQHILQPPTIASLLAIVVGMVPQVKSFLFGYDAPLSFVTDSLEILAGAMVPSVMLILGGMLAEGPNDSTLGLRTTIGVILARLLVLPLMGIGIVSLADKLNILVADDPMYKFVLLLQYTTPSAILLGAIASLRGYAVRESSALLFWQHVFALLSLSIYIVIYFKLL from the coding sequence ATGTTCCGGGTCTTGTCCGAAATGTACCAGACCAAGATGCAGTCCACCGGGACGGACTTCCTGAGCGCGATCGTGCCCTTGATGAAGCTCATATCTTTGACAGTCATAGGGCTGATCCTTGCCAACCCAAAGTGCCAAATGATACCACGAGCAACCTTCCGCCTACTCAGTAAGCTCGTGTTTGCGTTGTTCCTCCCTTGCCTGATCTTTACGGAGCTCGGGGAGTGCATGACCCTTGAGAACATCGCCCATTGGTGGTTCATTCCCGTGAATGTTTTGATTAGTACTTTAGCCGGCAGCTTCCTTGGTTGGCTGGTTGTCCTTGTATGCCGCCCTCCCCGACAGCTGAACCGGTTCACCATCGTCATGACTGCCTTCGGGAACACCGGTAACCTCCCCCTTGCGGTTGTGGGGTCTGTATGCCACTCCAAGGATAATCCGTTCGGACCCCACTGCCACTCCAAGGGGGTGGCCTATGTGTCCTTCTCGCAATGGGTTGCAGTGATCCTCGTCTATACTCTTGTTTACCACATGATGGAGCCCCCAATGGAGTTCTATGAGATTGTCGAGGAAGATACTGAGAtcgtggaagaagaagaagaaccagCTGACATTAGTAGACCGCTCTTAGTGGTAGCCGAGTGGCCTGGGATTGAGGAGAAGGAGACAGAACATTCCAAGACTCCTTTCATAGCGAGGATCTTCAACAGCATATCGAACATTTCTCATTCAACTCTTTCTGATGTTGACTTAATGGGAGAAACAGGTGGGACCAGTCCGAGGTCGATTATGTGTTTAGCGGAGCCTAAAGTGGTCAGGAGAATCAGAATAGTTGCTGAGCAAACTCCAATTCAGCATATACTGCAGCCCCCGACCATCGCCTCCTTACTTGCAATTGTAGTAGGGATGGTTCCACAAGTCAAGTCCTTCTTGTTTGGGTATGATGCTCCGCTGTCCTTTGTTACCGACAGTTTGGAGATTTTGGCGGGCGCAATGGTGCCCTCGGTGATGCTGATTCTTGGTGGGATGCTTGCAGAGGGACCCAACGATTCAACTCTTGGACTTAGAACTACTATCGGTGTCATTCTAGCGAGGTTACTGGTTCTCCCGCTCATGGGGATTGGGATTGTGTCTTTGGCTGATAAGCTGAACATTCTCGTGGCCGATGACCCGATGTATAAATTCGTCCTCCTCTTGCAGTACACAACTCCAAGCGCGATCCTGTTGGGGGCAATCGCGAGTTTGAGGGGCTACGCAGTTCGGGAGTCTTCAGCCCTTCTCTTCTGGCAACACGTGTTTgcactcctctctctctctatatatatcgTGATTTACTTCAAGCTTCTATGA
- the LOC116212230 gene encoding uncharacterized protein LOC116212230, with amino-acid sequence MISTTVYISTTTSILSPNLRPKRVGPSTRLVLALRRGGNDRGRGAGRIVDEGMVVLRKRIQEMKKFEKSYEASPQWMEWERSHYDEYNSMVCELMGFVQVKLMNLRPGLALGMLVLIILGMAISSAMLLIHLLEITKWISSKLYVM; translated from the coding sequence ATGATATCAACTACCGTTTATATTTCAACTACAACCTCTATCTTATCTCCGAACCTTCGGCCAAAAAGGGTTGGTCCATCCACGAGATTGGTTTTGGCCTTGAGGAGAGGAGGAAATGACCGAGGTCGTGGTGCTGGCCGAATTGTTGATGAAGGTATGGTCGTCCTTCGGAAGCGGATCCAAGAAATGAAGAAGTTTGAGAAGAGCTATGAGGCCTCGCCTCAATGGATGGAGTGGGAGAGGAGCCATTACGACGAATACAACTCAATGGTGTGTGAGCTCATGGGGTTCGTGCAAGTCAAGCTGATGAACTTGAGGCCAGGCTTAGCCCTGGGGATGTTGGTTCTGATTATACTTGGCATGGCCATTTCCTCAGCTATGCTTTTGATTCATCTTCTGGAGATCACTAAATGGATCTCTTCTAAATTATATGTCATGTAG
- the LOC116211495 gene encoding ELL-associated factor 1: MANNSREEPRTAPLPDRWYNLTLGSSFSHQSSSKYCTLRYEFKPASIDKTKPGKLQKNTENRVSVEFQNNQPGKPKVAFEGSSEDYKDNDAVLFFDGETFRLERLHRAVKQLRHVRQPGESASAAAASVASASQPSLPPEPQLSPVGKSRKPMNIATSTFQAMPVEVEHIDIGGPQIPGPKPAADRFFEKSSGPAAASQSPPKNYGEAEDNNHDIDVDELFGGTISDYEEDDTEQEKNNSGVNMNSPRENQSDDEIADVDDCGDDEGERGQNAADALRAQLNAEGGRSDRSSSSSSSSDSGSDSGSSSSSGSEASDDDSVNSV, encoded by the exons ATGGCGAACAACTCCCGGGAGGAGCCCCGCACCGCTCCCCTCCCCGATCGCTGGTACAATCTCACCCTGGGCTCCTCCTTCTCCCACCAATCCTCCAGCAAGTACTGCACCCTCCGCT ATGAATTTAAACCAGCTTCTATCGACAAGACGAAACCTGGGAAGCTACAGAAGAACACAGAGAACAGGGTTTCTGTGGAATTCCAGAACAATCAGCCGGGAAAGCCCAAAGTTGCATTTGAGGGCAGTAGTGAAGATTACAAAGACAATGATGCTGTGTTATTTTTTGATGGTGAGACTTTCCGGTTGGAACGTCTCCATCGTGCGGTGAAGCAGCTGAGGCATGTTCGTCAGCCTGGTGAGTCTGCTTCTGCCGCCGCCGCTTCTGTGGCTAGTGCCTCCCAGCCCAGCTTACCGCCAGAGCCTCAATTGTCTCCCGTTGGGAAGAGCAGGAAACCGATGAATATTGCTACTAGCACTTTCCAGGCCATGCCT GTCGAGGTGGAACACATAGACATTGGTGGGCCCCAAATACCAG GTCCAAAACCTGCGGCAGATCGTTTCTTTGAAAAATCAAGTGGACCTGCTGCAGCCTCCCAGAGCCCACCCAAGAACTACGGAGAAGCCGAGGACAACAACCATGACATAGACGTGGATGAGCTCTTTGGCGGCACAATCTCCGACTATGAGGAGGACGACACTGAACAAGAGAAGAATAACTCTGGAGTCAACATGAACTCTCCACGCGAAAATCAGAGCGATGATGAGATAGCTGATGTGGACGATTGTGGTGATGATGAAGGGGAGAGGGGCCAGAATGCTGCTGATGCCCTGAGAGCTCAGCTTAATGCTGAGGGAGGGAGGAGTGACCggagctcgagctcgagcaGTAGCAGCGATAGTGGCAGTGACAGtggaagcagcagcagcagtggGAGTGAAGCGAGCGATGATGACTCGGTCAACTCTGTCTAA